The nucleotide sequence ATCGGACGGAACGAACTCGACGTCGACTGGGTGGGCCGCACCGACTGGGAGTACGAGACGACGCTCGGCGCGCGCGACACGGCGCACGAGCGGACCGACCTGGTCTTCGAAGGGCTGGACACGGCCGCCGAGATCAGCGTCGGCGGCGAGGTGATCGGCCGGACGGCCAACATGCACCGCGGCTACCGGTTCGACATCACCGGCCGGTACGCGGCCGGCGGCGCTGCGACCCCGGTCTCCGTACGGTTCACCTCGGCCTACGCCGCGGCCGACGCCGTCAGGGAACAGATCGGGGCGCGCCGTGAGGCGTATCCCGAGGCGGCGCCCTTCATCCGCAAGATGGCCTGCGCCTTCGGCTGGGACTGGGGACCGATCCTGGTCACCGCGGGCATCTGGAAGGACGTACGGCTCGACCACTGGTCCACGGCGCGGCTGGACCGGGTACGCCCGCTGGTCACCGTCGAGGGATCCGCCGGGCGGGTGGAGATCCGGCTCGACGTGGAGCGCACCGACCGGGCGGCGGGCCGTACGCTCACCGCCACCGTCCGGGTCGGCGGCCAGGAGGTCTCCGGGAGCTTCGACGGGGACGCGGCGACGGTGACCGCCGTCGTACCGGACGTCGACCTGTGGTGGCCCAACGGCCATGGCGCGCAGCCGCTGTACGACTGCGAGGTCACCCTGCACGACGAGGACGGCGCCGCCCTCGACCGGTGGTCACGCCGCGTCGGCTTCCGTACCGTCGAGATCGACACCTCGGCCGACGCGCACGGCAGCGGCTTCACGTTCGTCGTCAACGGCGAGCGGCTGTTCGTCCGCGGCGTGAACTGGATCCCGGAGGACATCTTCCCCTCCCGGGTGACGACGGAGCGCTACCGCGAGCGCCTGAGCCAGGCCGCCGAGGCCCATGTGGACCTGGTACGCGTCTGGGGCGGCGGTATCTACGAGCGTGACGACTTCTACGACGTCTGCGACGAACTGGGCCTGATGGTCTGGCAGGACTTCCTCTTCGCCTGCGCCGCCTACCCGGAGGAGCAGCCGCTGCGCTCCGAGATCGAGGCGGAGGCACGGGAGAACGTCGCGCGGCTCATGCCGCACGCCAGTCTGGTGCTGTGGAACGGCAACAACGAGAACTTGTGGGCGTTCCGGGACTGGGGCTGGGAGGAGCGGCTGGCGGGCGACTCCTGGGGCGAGGGCTACTACCTGGGACTGCTGCCGCGGGTGGTCGCCGACACCGACCCGACCCGGCCGTACTGGGCCGGCAGCCCCTGGTCGGGGTCGTGGGACCACCACCCCAACGACCCGGCGCACGGCGTCACGCACTCCTGGGACGTCTGGAACGTCGCCGACTACACCGACTACCTCGACGAAGTCCCGCGCTTCGTCGCGGAGTTCGGCTGGCAGGCGCCGCCCGCACACGCGACGCTGCGGCGCGCCCTGCCCGGGGAGGAACTGCGCCCGGACTCACCGGGGATGCTGCACCACCAGAAGGCGTCCGACGGCAACGGCAAGCTGGAGCGCGGTCTCGCCAGGCACTTCGAGATCCCGGAAGACTTCGACCGCTGGCACTACCTGACGCAGGTCAACCAGGTGCGCGCGGTGGCCACGGGCGTCGAACACTGGCGCTCGCACTGGCCGTTGAGCGCGGGCGCCGTGGTCTGGCAGCTCAACGACTGCTGGCCGGTGACCTCGTGGGCGGCCGTCGACGGCGACGCCAGGCTGAAACCGCTCT is from Streptomyces sp. NBC_00370 and encodes:
- a CDS encoding glycoside hydrolase family 2 protein, whose translation is MNTDNHRPRSREAVPHTEGWTLRHEGEALPAQVPGCVHTDLLAAGRIPDPFIGRNELDVDWVGRTDWEYETTLGARDTAHERTDLVFEGLDTAAEISVGGEVIGRTANMHRGYRFDITGRYAAGGAATPVSVRFTSAYAAADAVREQIGARREAYPEAAPFIRKMACAFGWDWGPILVTAGIWKDVRLDHWSTARLDRVRPLVTVEGSAGRVEIRLDVERTDRAAGRTLTATVRVGGQEVSGSFDGDAATVTAVVPDVDLWWPNGHGAQPLYDCEVTLHDEDGAALDRWSRRVGFRTVEIDTSADAHGSGFTFVVNGERLFVRGVNWIPEDIFPSRVTTERYRERLSQAAEAHVDLVRVWGGGIYERDDFYDVCDELGLMVWQDFLFACAAYPEEQPLRSEIEAEARENVARLMPHASLVLWNGNNENLWAFRDWGWEERLAGDSWGEGYYLGLLPRVVADTDPTRPYWAGSPWSGSWDHHPNDPAHGVTHSWDVWNVADYTDYLDEVPRFVAEFGWQAPPAHATLRRALPGEELRPDSPGMLHHQKASDGNGKLERGLARHFEIPEDFDRWHYLTQVNQVRAVATGVEHWRSHWPLSAGAVVWQLNDCWPVTSWAAVDGDARLKPLWYELRRLYADRLLTVQLREGRPVVHAVNQSARPWHAEVELRRMSAAGDVLGRERVTLVAEARTVASAPVPDALLPDAASGEEYLVADADGLRALHVPVRDLAFRYPVPEYEVALAPDDGTGEGVGVVITAHTLLRDLLLQADRLAPAAVADQGLLTLLPGESVTVRVRGWESPDAAVARAALFVLGQP